The following are encoded in a window of Carya illinoinensis cultivar Pawnee chromosome 15, C.illinoinensisPawnee_v1, whole genome shotgun sequence genomic DNA:
- the LOC122296777 gene encoding uncharacterized protein LOC122296777: MKNRLKGRQNGYMALNLDMSKAYDRVEWSFLQSALLKMGFDSSWVELVMECVSTVSYSILVNGRITRGNIWDTSGTRSHESYSLVFADDSLVFCKSNPEEWTRLQHTLSSFELAFGQRLNFEKSSIYFSSNTKPDTQFSILELAGIKATGAFDKYLGLPSYVGRNKQKAFSSILDQVKRKMSNWKVNMLSKGGKEILLKSVLQAIPTYSMGIFLLLKAILRRLNQLLQSFWWGQKENRSKIHWISWKDMGKQKSKGGLGFRDFEQFNLALLAKQGWRLLQAQTSLAA; this comes from the exons ATGAAGAACAGGCTCAAAGGCAGACAAAATGGTTACATGGCACTCAACcttgacatgagtaaggcatacGATAGAGTAGAATGGAGTTTCCTGCAATCAGCATTATTGAAGATGGGCTTTGACAGTAGCTGGGTGGAACTGGTGATGGAATGTGTATCTACAGTGAGCTACTCGATCTTGGTGAATG GCAGAATCACAAGGGGCAATATCTGGGATACCAGTGGCACGAGGAGCCATGAGAGTTACTCACttgtttttgcagatgacagcctagtgttttgtaaatctaaCCCTGAGGAATGGACTAGACTACAACATACTCTATCTTCTTTTGAGCTGGCTTTTGGACAGCGCCTCAATTTTGAGAAGTCCTCCATCTATTTCAGTAGCAACACCAAACCAGACACTCAATTCTCCATTTTAGAGCTAGCAGGCATCAAAGCAACTGGAGCTTTCGACAAGTACTTGGGTCTACCATCTTATGTTGGTAGAAATAAGCAAAAAGCCTTCAGCTCCATACTTGATCAAGTGAAAAGGAAGATGTCAAACTGGAAGGTAAACATGCTATCTAAAGGTGGCAAGGAAATACTACTGAAGTCAGTTTTACAGGCCATCCCAACGTATAGCATGGGTATATTTCTCCTGCTAAAAGCTATTTTGAGAAGACTTAACCAGCTCTTACAGTCTTTCTGGTGGGGCCAAAAGGAAAACAGATCCAAGATTCACTGGATCAGCTGGAAGGACATGGGAAAACAGAAGAGCAAGGGAGGACTGGGCTTTAGGGACTTTGAGCAATTCAATTTGGCCTTGCTagcaaagcaagggtggaggctCCTACAAGCTCAAACCTCCCTTGCTGCATAG